The Temnothorax longispinosus isolate EJ_2023e chromosome 7, Tlon_JGU_v1, whole genome shotgun sequence genome contains a region encoding:
- the Rpn13 gene encoding proteasomal ubiquitin receptor ADRM1 isoform X1 translates to MSSGALFGNNASRGASKNLVEFKAGKMTVKGKMVYPDTRKGQLYVYQSDDSLMHFCWKDRTSGVVEDDLIIFPDDCEFKHVPQCKTGRVYLLRFKSSNKKFFFWLQDLKTDKDEEHCRKINDVLNNPPTPGSQRSGSTNAEGDLQNLLNNMSQQQLIQLFGGVGQIGGLGSLLGTMNRPHGVQSTRASTTTSSTPATTNVTRPPHSLTPGPNADSKSSSNNKSSTRTTAPSTPAASVAAPSNRIQLSDLQNFLSEIPTPPRTEPTVQRGVATELTNAIPAAISTTESLESVMNVHLPAGDNLSTTLSSPQFSQALSMFWSALQSGQAGPVIRQFGLGPDAVNAAASGNIEEFVSALESEAKNGQGQQAQQGQDDKNKKQSPPAASPDKKDDDDEGMALD, encoded by the exons ATGTCGAGTGGTGCGCTTTTCGGCAATAACGCTTCGCGCGGCGCCTCGAAAAACCTCGTGGAGTTCAAGGCTGGCAAAATGACCGTGAAAGGCAAGATGGTTTATCCGGACACGCGAAAGGGCCAACTCTACGTCTACCAGTCCGACGACTCGTTAATGCACTTCTGTTGGAAGGACCGGACGAGCGGAGTCGTGGAAGAC GATTTAATTATCTTCCCTGACGATTGCGAATTCAAGCACGTTCCCCAGTGCAAGACCGGCAGAGTGTATCTTCTGAGATTCAAGTCGTCGAATAAGAAATTCTTCTTTTGGCTACAG gATCTCAAAACTGATAAAGATGAGGAGCACTGCAGAAAAATTAACGATGTACTTAATAATCCACCGACCCCGGGATCCCAGAGGAGTGGCAGTACCAACGCCGAAGGGGATCTgcagaatttattaaacaacaTGTCGCAGCAACAGCTCATACAGTTGTTCGGCGGCGTTGGCCAGATCGGTGGTCTGGGTAGTTTATTAGGTACGATGAATAGACCGCACGGTGTTCAGAGTACAAGGGCTTCCACTACGACTTCATCCACTCCGGCCACTACAAACGTGACTAGACCACCCCATTCGTTGACTCCTGGACCTAATGCGGACTCGAAATCTTCGA GTAATAATAAATCGTCCACGAGAACAACAGCTCCGTCCACGCCGGCTGCGTCAGTGGCAGCTCCAAGTAATAGAATACAACTTAGCGATTTGCAGAATTTTCTATCGGAAATTCCGACGCCACCTCGGACGGAGCCAACTGTGCAG AGGGGCGTAGCGACAGAGCTGACCAACGCTATACCAGCGGCGATCTCTACGACGGAGAGCCTGGAGAGTGTCATGAACGTGCACTTGCCGGCCGGGGACAACCTGTCTACCACGCTATCGTCTCCCCAGTTCTCCCAGGCGCTATCAATGTTCTGGTCTGCTTTGCAGTCGGGCCAGGCGGGCCCTGTCATCCGTCAATTCGGCTTGGGACCGGACGCCGTCAATGCCGCGGCCAGTGGAAACATCGAAGAATTCGTCAGCGCACTGGAGTCGGAAGCGAAGAACGGCCAGGGACAGCAAGCGCAACAGGGACAAGACGACAAGAATAAGAAGCAATCACCACCGGCCGCTAGTCCCGATAAGAaggacgatgacgacgaaGGCATGGCTTTAGATTAA
- the Rpn13 gene encoding proteasomal ubiquitin receptor ADRM1 homolog isoform X2 encodes MSSGALFGNNASRGASKNLVEFKAGKMTVKGKMVYPDTRKGQLYVYQSDDSLMHFCWKDRTSGVVEDDLIIFPDDCEFKHVPQCKTGRVYLLRFKSSNKKFFFWLQDLKTDKDEEHCRKINDVLNNPPTPGSQRSGSTNAEGDLQNLLNNMSQQQLIQLFGGVGQIGGLGSLLGTMNRPHGVQSTRASTTTSSTPATTNVTRPPHSLTPGPNADSKSSSNNKSSTRTTAPSTPAASVAAPSNRIQLSDLQNFLSEIPTPPRTEPTVQSGQAGPVIRQFGLGPDAVNAAASGNIEEFVSALESEAKNGQGQQAQQGQDDKNKKQSPPAASPDKKDDDDEGMALD; translated from the exons ATGTCGAGTGGTGCGCTTTTCGGCAATAACGCTTCGCGCGGCGCCTCGAAAAACCTCGTGGAGTTCAAGGCTGGCAAAATGACCGTGAAAGGCAAGATGGTTTATCCGGACACGCGAAAGGGCCAACTCTACGTCTACCAGTCCGACGACTCGTTAATGCACTTCTGTTGGAAGGACCGGACGAGCGGAGTCGTGGAAGAC GATTTAATTATCTTCCCTGACGATTGCGAATTCAAGCACGTTCCCCAGTGCAAGACCGGCAGAGTGTATCTTCTGAGATTCAAGTCGTCGAATAAGAAATTCTTCTTTTGGCTACAG gATCTCAAAACTGATAAAGATGAGGAGCACTGCAGAAAAATTAACGATGTACTTAATAATCCACCGACCCCGGGATCCCAGAGGAGTGGCAGTACCAACGCCGAAGGGGATCTgcagaatttattaaacaacaTGTCGCAGCAACAGCTCATACAGTTGTTCGGCGGCGTTGGCCAGATCGGTGGTCTGGGTAGTTTATTAGGTACGATGAATAGACCGCACGGTGTTCAGAGTACAAGGGCTTCCACTACGACTTCATCCACTCCGGCCACTACAAACGTGACTAGACCACCCCATTCGTTGACTCCTGGACCTAATGCGGACTCGAAATCTTCGA GTAATAATAAATCGTCCACGAGAACAACAGCTCCGTCCACGCCGGCTGCGTCAGTGGCAGCTCCAAGTAATAGAATACAACTTAGCGATTTGCAGAATTTTCTATCGGAAATTCCGACGCCACCTCGGACGGAGCCAACTGTGCAG TCGGGCCAGGCGGGCCCTGTCATCCGTCAATTCGGCTTGGGACCGGACGCCGTCAATGCCGCGGCCAGTGGAAACATCGAAGAATTCGTCAGCGCACTGGAGTCGGAAGCGAAGAACGGCCAGGGACAGCAAGCGCAACAGGGACAAGACGACAAGAATAAGAAGCAATCACCACCGGCCGCTAGTCCCGATAAGAaggacgatgacgacgaaGGCATGGCTTTAGATTAA